A single region of the Gemmata palustris genome encodes:
- a CDS encoding PAS domain-containing protein, with amino-acid sequence MGRTSPPVSTHRASPARVAGAYFLFALAWIWLSDRALLLVGVGALETFWASALKGSAFVALSSALLYVMVRREVRALVRAIGLLRAVTEGTTDAVFVKDLAGRYLLMNAVAARFAGKPIEEALGKDDAALFEPETARRLMDQDRTVVASGELRTWETDIDTPQGTRTYFATKVPYRDAAGRTIGVIGTARDVTDRKCAEAELRASEQRYRALVELAPEAIIIVCDGRVVFANSATAQMMKAPSAAALIGIDLNAQLHPDEVTESVARQRVILRDGVTMGPREVRVRRLDGTVIDVETCAGPCVVNGVTGMQILTRDITERKRAAALLARQNSVLEQIASGAPLAAVLEEIVRIVEGQLPGTAGSILVLDRAGVRLRLGAAPNLPAPYNAAIDGVAIGPGVGSCGTAAYTRKPVFVNDIATDPLWAGYEHLALGHGLRACWSAPVFAAPRGPGPRTVLGTFAVYARVPSSPDPRFGELIERAAHLASIAIESDRAVRDLRESEDRFARFMAHLPGLAWIKDTEGRYVYANGATARVFGVPLADLCGRTDRDVAPARAAEQFQENDRRVLADGAGLQVLETLAAPDGTEVTFLSGKFPIPGPDGRPALVGGIAIDVTEHQRAERALREREEQLRLFVDHVWAPIAMVDREMRYIHVSRRWLTDYRVALPDVTGLCHYDVFPEIPDRWKEAHKRCLAGAVERCDEDRFERADGTVQWVRWEARPWFRADGAVGGLVMSTEDITARKRLEAQFQQAAKMEAVGRLAGGIAHDFNNLLTVINGFSDLVLRDADETDPHRLPLTEIRAAGERAARLTQQLLAYSRKAMIEPKVLDLNALVGESVKLLRLVGEDVIVAAVLDPALARIRADRGQIEQVLLNLVVNARDAMPNGGRVTIETRTVALGADDWPDDPDLKPGQYVRLTVADTGAGMTEPVRAKIFEPFFTTKGVGKGTGLGLAVVHGAMKQSGGYISVASEVGVGTTFTLLFPAVSAPPEPAPEAPHLSAGGTETILLVEDEDAVRAITRLSLVGQGYRVIAVSSGAEAIRAAEEHAGAIDLLVTDVVMPEMGGRHLARVLHRHDPALRVVYMSGYTDEVVLHCDRTEAFLQKPFSPQVLVSKVRDMLDRRG; translated from the coding sequence ATGGGCCGCACGTCCCCGCCCGTCTCGACCCACCGCGCCTCGCCCGCGCGCGTCGCCGGGGCGTACTTTTTATTCGCGCTCGCGTGGATCTGGCTGTCCGACCGCGCCCTCCTGTTGGTGGGGGTGGGGGCGCTCGAGACGTTCTGGGCCTCGGCCCTGAAGGGGAGCGCGTTCGTCGCCCTGTCGTCCGCTCTCCTGTACGTGATGGTGCGGCGCGAGGTGCGCGCCCTGGTGCGCGCGATCGGGCTCCTCCGGGCCGTTACCGAGGGGACCACGGACGCGGTGTTCGTGAAGGATCTGGCGGGCCGGTACCTGCTGATGAACGCGGTCGCGGCCCGGTTCGCCGGGAAGCCGATCGAGGAGGCGCTCGGGAAGGACGACGCCGCTCTTTTCGAGCCGGAAACGGCCCGGCGCCTGATGGACCAGGACCGCACGGTCGTTGCTTCCGGGGAGCTCCGCACCTGGGAAACGGACATCGACACCCCGCAGGGCACGCGGACGTACTTCGCGACGAAGGTGCCCTACCGGGACGCCGCGGGGAGAACCATCGGGGTGATCGGGACCGCGCGCGACGTCACCGATCGGAAGTGCGCGGAAGCGGAACTGCGGGCCAGCGAGCAGCGGTACCGGGCACTGGTCGAACTGGCGCCGGAGGCGATCATCATCGTCTGCGACGGGCGGGTGGTGTTCGCGAACTCGGCCACGGCCCAAATGATGAAGGCGCCCTCGGCGGCCGCGCTGATCGGGATCGATCTCAACGCCCAGCTCCACCCGGACGAGGTGACGGAGAGCGTCGCGCGGCAGCGCGTGATCCTCCGGGACGGGGTGACGATGGGACCGCGCGAGGTCCGGGTGCGGCGCCTCGACGGGACCGTCATCGACGTGGAGACGTGCGCCGGGCCGTGCGTCGTGAACGGCGTGACGGGCATGCAGATCCTCACCCGAGACATCACCGAGCGGAAGCGCGCGGCGGCGCTCCTGGCGCGCCAGAACAGCGTCCTGGAACAGATCGCGAGCGGGGCCCCGCTCGCCGCGGTGCTCGAAGAAATCGTTCGGATCGTCGAGGGCCAGCTCCCCGGGACCGCGGGCTCGATCCTCGTGCTGGACCGCGCCGGGGTTCGCCTCCGGCTCGGGGCCGCCCCGAACCTCCCCGCGCCCTACAACGCGGCCATCGACGGGGTCGCGATCGGGCCGGGCGTCGGGTCGTGCGGCACCGCCGCGTACACGCGCAAGCCCGTGTTCGTGAACGACATCGCCACCGACCCGTTGTGGGCCGGTTACGAGCACCTCGCGCTCGGGCACGGGCTGCGGGCGTGCTGGTCCGCTCCCGTCTTCGCGGCCCCGCGCGGACCGGGGCCGCGAACCGTGCTGGGCACGTTCGCCGTGTACGCGCGGGTCCCGAGTTCCCCGGACCCGCGGTTCGGGGAACTCATCGAACGGGCCGCGCACCTCGCCAGCATCGCGATCGAGAGCGACCGCGCGGTGCGCGACCTGCGCGAGAGCGAGGACCGGTTCGCACGCTTCATGGCGCACCTGCCGGGGCTGGCGTGGATCAAGGACACCGAGGGCCGGTACGTGTACGCTAACGGCGCGACCGCCCGGGTCTTCGGCGTCCCCCTGGCCGACCTCTGCGGGCGCACCGACCGCGACGTGGCGCCCGCGCGCGCGGCCGAGCAGTTCCAGGAGAACGACCGGCGCGTGCTGGCGGACGGGGCGGGGCTCCAGGTTCTCGAAACGCTGGCGGCGCCGGACGGGACCGAGGTCACGTTCCTCTCGGGCAAGTTCCCGATCCCGGGGCCGGACGGGCGCCCGGCCCTCGTGGGCGGGATCGCCATCGACGTCACCGAGCACCAGCGCGCCGAGCGCGCCCTGCGCGAGCGCGAGGAGCAGCTCCGGCTGTTCGTCGACCACGTGTGGGCGCCGATCGCGATGGTGGACCGCGAGATGCGCTACATCCACGTGAGCCGGCGCTGGCTCACCGACTACCGCGTGGCCCTCCCGGACGTGACCGGGCTGTGCCACTACGACGTGTTCCCGGAGATCCCGGACCGGTGGAAAGAGGCCCACAAGCGGTGCCTGGCCGGGGCCGTGGAGCGGTGCGACGAGGACCGGTTCGAGCGCGCCGACGGGACCGTGCAGTGGGTCCGCTGGGAGGCCCGCCCGTGGTTCCGCGCGGACGGCGCGGTCGGCGGGCTCGTCATGTCCACCGAGGACATCACCGCACGGAAGCGGCTGGAGGCCCAGTTCCAGCAGGCGGCGAAGATGGAGGCGGTGGGGCGCCTCGCGGGCGGGATCGCGCACGACTTCAACAACCTGCTCACGGTCATCAACGGGTTCAGCGACCTCGTCCTGCGCGACGCGGACGAGACCGACCCGCACCGGCTCCCGCTGACCGAGATCCGGGCCGCGGGGGAGCGGGCCGCGCGCCTCACCCAACAACTGCTCGCGTACAGCCGCAAGGCGATGATCGAGCCGAAGGTGCTCGACCTCAACGCGCTCGTGGGCGAGTCCGTCAAGCTGCTCCGGCTCGTCGGCGAGGACGTCATCGTCGCGGCGGTCCTGGACCCGGCCCTCGCCCGGATCCGGGCCGACCGCGGGCAGATCGAACAGGTGCTCCTGAACCTCGTCGTGAACGCCCGCGACGCGATGCCCAACGGGGGCCGGGTGACCATCGAGACGCGGACCGTCGCGCTCGGGGCGGACGACTGGCCCGACGACCCGGACCTGAAACCGGGGCAGTACGTGCGGCTCACCGTGGCCGACACCGGCGCCGGGATGACGGAGCCGGTGCGGGCCAAAATCTTCGAGCCGTTCTTCACCACAAAGGGGGTCGGGAAGGGGACCGGGCTGGGCCTCGCGGTCGTTCACGGCGCGATGAAGCAGAGCGGCGGGTACATCAGTGTCGCGAGCGAGGTCGGGGTCGGCACCACGTTCACCCTGTTGTTCCCGGCGGTATCGGCGCCGCCGGAGCCGGCACCGGAGGCCCCCCATTTGTCCGCCGGGGGCACGGAAACGATCCTCCTGGTCGAAGACGAGGACGCCGTCCGCGCGATCACGCGGTTGTCTCTGGTGGGGCAGGGGTACCGGGTGATCGCGGTGAGCAGCGGGGCGGAGGCCATTCGCGCGGCGGAGGAGCACGCGGGCGCCATCGACCTGCTCGTGACCGACGTGGTGATGCCCGAAATGGGCGGGCGGCACCTCGCCCGGGTGCTGCACCGGCACGACCCCGCGCTGCGCGTCGTGTACATGAGCGGCTACACGGACGAGGTCGTGCTCCACTGCGATCGCACCGAGGCCTTCCTCCAAAAACCGTTTTCGCCCCAAGTGTTGGTCAGTAAAGTGCGCGACATGCTCGACCGGCGGGGGTAG
- a CDS encoding N,N-dimethylformamidase beta subunit family domain-containing protein — MPTPNRREALALAALAGAPGGLVPPVSGAERRKTVVAAENEKPGTSDWQLTYVKFDAKAKYRQSLIEGYCTRTSVAAGEKIAFCVSTDPASAFTIDIYRLGYYGGTGGRLMKSIPGLAGRPQPVPVVGAKRLRECQWEPCATLEVPKDWFSGVYLAKLSATKHRYQSYCTFIVRDDRPADICFQCSTNTWQAYNKWPETHSLYDNDRPDKKPLVSGVRVSFDRPYAKYPQVTDNPLSLGSGEFLLFEFPFAYWLEQHGYDVTYCANEDVHNSLETVTRRKAFLSVGHDEYWSRRQYDNCLEAVRRGVNFGFFSGNSCCFVVPMLESGTKVPNRVIERVGRYGGIRPGEEPWMADLPEEAPNESALIGAQTVTPFNGSGDWTCTKPEHWIFAGTGMKKGDKIPGLVGWEFHGDPAKIAGLEVVAAGTTLTGGEAESHYEATIYSGPKGNTVFNASTIFWSQGLSAPPGHWLPYVHNGRPHGPDARVQGITANLLAKWTG, encoded by the coding sequence ATGCCCACACCGAACCGTCGTGAAGCCCTCGCCCTGGCCGCGCTCGCGGGAGCGCCCGGGGGCCTCGTACCGCCCGTTTCGGGTGCCGAGCGCCGAAAGACCGTCGTTGCCGCAGAGAACGAGAAGCCGGGAACGTCCGACTGGCAACTCACCTACGTGAAGTTTGACGCGAAGGCGAAGTACCGGCAGTCGCTCATTGAGGGGTACTGCACGCGGACGAGCGTCGCGGCGGGCGAGAAGATCGCGTTCTGCGTCAGCACCGACCCCGCGTCCGCGTTCACCATCGACATCTATCGTTTGGGCTATTACGGCGGTACGGGCGGGCGGTTGATGAAGTCGATCCCCGGACTCGCCGGGCGCCCGCAACCGGTTCCCGTCGTGGGTGCGAAGCGCCTGCGTGAGTGCCAGTGGGAACCGTGCGCCACACTCGAGGTGCCGAAGGACTGGTTCAGTGGCGTCTACCTCGCGAAGCTCTCCGCCACAAAGCACCGCTACCAGAGCTACTGCACCTTCATCGTGCGCGACGACCGCCCGGCGGACATCTGCTTCCAGTGCAGCACGAACACGTGGCAGGCCTACAACAAGTGGCCGGAAACGCACTCGCTCTACGACAACGATCGCCCGGACAAGAAGCCGCTCGTGTCCGGCGTGCGGGTCAGTTTCGACCGCCCGTATGCGAAGTACCCGCAAGTCACCGACAACCCGCTGTCACTCGGTTCGGGCGAGTTCCTGCTCTTCGAGTTCCCGTTCGCGTACTGGCTGGAGCAGCACGGGTACGACGTGACTTACTGCGCGAACGAGGACGTTCACAATTCGCTCGAAACCGTTACGCGGCGCAAGGCGTTTCTTTCCGTGGGGCACGATGAATACTGGAGCCGAAGACAATATGACAATTGTTTGGAGGCGGTTCGGCGGGGCGTGAACTTCGGGTTCTTCTCGGGCAACTCGTGCTGCTTCGTCGTGCCGATGCTCGAGAGCGGTACGAAGGTGCCGAACCGCGTGATCGAGCGCGTGGGGCGGTACGGCGGCATCCGCCCCGGCGAGGAGCCGTGGATGGCCGACTTGCCGGAGGAGGCGCCGAACGAGTCCGCGCTCATCGGCGCGCAAACGGTGACGCCGTTCAACGGCTCGGGCGACTGGACCTGCACGAAGCCCGAACACTGGATCTTCGCGGGCACGGGAATGAAGAAGGGCGACAAGATCCCGGGGCTGGTCGGGTGGGAGTTCCACGGCGATCCGGCCAAAATCGCCGGGCTGGAAGTGGTCGCGGCCGGCACGACGCTGACCGGCGGGGAAGCCGAGAGCCACTACGAAGCGACGATTTATTCCGGTCCGAAGGGCAATACTGTGTTTAACGCTTCGACAATATTCTGGTCACAAGGTTTGAGCGCCCCGCCGGGTCACTGGCTGCCGTATGTTCACAACGGGCGCCCGCACGGGCCGGACGCGCGCGTCCAGGGGATCACCGCGAACCTGCTCGCGAAGTGGACCGGGTGA
- a CDS encoding threonine synthase translates to MNHYVSHLEAAIDGTVLPFGQLANMHNARPIWVRYHLDKIKSAVTPAQIAARAPSLWRYRELLPLPFDVEPVTLGEGMTPVLHCARLGKQLGLSQLFVKDESQLPTGSFKSRGMAAAVSMAKWLGVKRVALPTAGNAGGAAAAYAARAGLECFVFMPHDTPVVNQFEAQLYGAKAFRVNGLINDCGKIVKDGAERMGWFDLSTLKEPYRLEGKKTMGLELAEQMQWALPDVIFYPTGGGTGLIGMWKAFAELKELGWLRGATFPRLISCQAEGCAPIVRAFDKGERFADLFPNAHTVASGLRVPVAVGDFMMLDAIRASGGKAVAGSEAKIGAWMQRASSAEGISTCPETAVCFEILERMVAAGEIKPDARVVVFNTGAAPKYLEAMPYNLPALDKDRVDWDAIARA, encoded by the coding sequence ATGAACCACTACGTTTCGCACCTCGAAGCCGCGATCGACGGTACCGTGCTACCGTTCGGCCAGCTCGCCAACATGCACAACGCGCGCCCAATTTGGGTGCGGTACCACCTCGACAAGATCAAATCCGCGGTTACGCCCGCACAGATCGCCGCCCGCGCCCCGTCGCTGTGGCGCTACCGCGAGCTGCTCCCGCTGCCGTTCGACGTCGAGCCGGTCACGCTCGGAGAGGGCATGACGCCCGTGCTCCACTGCGCACGGCTCGGCAAGCAACTCGGGCTGTCGCAACTGTTCGTGAAGGACGAATCGCAACTGCCGACGGGCAGCTTCAAGAGCCGCGGAATGGCCGCCGCAGTGAGTATGGCGAAGTGGCTCGGTGTGAAGCGGGTCGCGCTACCGACCGCCGGGAACGCGGGCGGGGCCGCGGCCGCGTATGCCGCGCGCGCCGGGCTCGAGTGCTTCGTCTTCATGCCGCACGACACGCCCGTCGTGAACCAGTTCGAGGCGCAACTGTACGGCGCGAAGGCGTTCCGCGTGAACGGGCTCATTAACGATTGCGGCAAGATCGTGAAGGACGGCGCGGAGCGCATGGGGTGGTTCGACCTCTCCACGCTGAAGGAACCGTACCGGCTCGAGGGCAAGAAAACGATGGGGCTGGAGCTGGCCGAGCAGATGCAGTGGGCCCTGCCGGACGTGATCTTCTACCCCACCGGCGGCGGCACCGGGCTGATCGGCATGTGGAAGGCGTTCGCGGAACTGAAGGAACTCGGGTGGCTGCGGGGGGCCACCTTCCCCCGCCTCATCTCGTGCCAGGCCGAGGGGTGCGCGCCGATCGTTCGCGCGTTCGACAAAGGCGAGCGGTTCGCGGACCTGTTCCCGAACGCGCACACGGTCGCGAGCGGGCTGCGCGTGCCGGTCGCGGTCGGCGACTTCATGATGCTCGACGCGATCCGCGCCAGTGGGGGGAAAGCCGTCGCCGGGAGCGAGGCCAAAATCGGCGCCTGGATGCAGCGCGCGAGTTCCGCGGAGGGCATCAGCACCTGCCCGGAAACCGCGGTGTGCTTCGAGATCCTCGAGCGCATGGTGGCCGCGGGCGAGATAAAACCCGACGCGCGCGTGGTGGTGTTCAACACCGGGGCCGCGCCCAAGTACCTCGAAGCGATGCCGTACAACCTGCCCGCGCTCGACAAGGATCGGGTGGACTGGGACGCGATCGCCCGCGCGTAG
- a CDS encoding TIGR03000 domain-containing protein produces MRTVYVGCVGLVAAALVGVACAQEKKSATVTITVPESGYKETIVTVDGVELKGTGATREFTAPNLEAGKEYTFKVEARIEPNNYTKITRPREITLKAGDAAKLDLTTEDKKLDKIVVRWVPTPVDIVDEMAKLAKIGKNDVVFDPGCGDAVMLIRPVKELGAKKGIGIDIDPKMVAAAKDKAKAEGVAEKIVITEGDILNEKDMAGAAEATVVLVYIGDDLGARMSPVLQKLLKPGARVVSHRFKLGDWKPDRTVTVKGADGDDYVLHLWTVKEKEKK; encoded by the coding sequence ATGAGAACGGTGTACGTCGGGTGCGTGGGGTTGGTCGCCGCCGCGCTCGTCGGGGTGGCGTGCGCTCAAGAAAAGAAGTCGGCCACCGTTACCATCACGGTACCGGAGAGCGGCTACAAGGAAACCATCGTGACGGTGGACGGGGTCGAGCTGAAGGGGACCGGGGCGACCCGGGAGTTCACCGCGCCGAACCTCGAAGCCGGTAAGGAGTACACATTCAAGGTCGAAGCGCGGATCGAACCGAACAACTACACGAAGATCACCCGGCCGCGCGAGATCACGCTCAAGGCCGGTGACGCGGCGAAACTCGATCTCACGACCGAGGACAAGAAGCTCGACAAGATCGTCGTCCGCTGGGTGCCGACGCCCGTCGACATCGTGGACGAGATGGCCAAGCTCGCCAAGATCGGGAAGAACGACGTGGTCTTCGATCCGGGGTGCGGCGACGCGGTCATGCTCATCCGCCCGGTGAAAGAACTCGGGGCCAAGAAGGGCATCGGCATCGACATCGACCCGAAGATGGTGGCCGCCGCGAAGGACAAGGCGAAGGCCGAGGGCGTCGCGGAGAAGATCGTCATCACCGAGGGCGACATCCTCAACGAAAAGGACATGGCCGGCGCCGCGGAAGCGACCGTGGTCCTCGTTTACATCGGCGACGATCTGGGGGCGCGGATGAGCCCGGTGCTCCAGAAACTGCTCAAGCCCGGTGCCCGGGTCGTGTCGCACCGGTTCAAACTCGGCGACTGGAAGCCGGACCGGACCGTGACCGTGAAGGGCGCGGACGGCGACGATTACGTCCTCCACCTGTGGACCGTGAAGGAAAAAGAGAAGAAGTAA
- a CDS encoding WD40 repeat domain-containing serine/threonine protein kinase, whose protein sequence is MAAPMTTPDFLDLIRASGLLDDGALARVAGDLPPEPVACAEKLVTAEVLTPFQAKQLLAGRVRGLVLGQYRVLGPLGKGGMGIVYLAEHVDLGRKVAIKVLNEEQAREKLGLERFFREARAVAALDHPNIVRLHDITQSAGTYFLVMEFVDGTDLQALIDGAGPLLYSRAANYIAQAAAGLRHAHSKGFVHRDIKPANLILASDGTVKVLDMGLARSVCNPKDSLTGTLDEDVIVGTADYLSPEQALNADLDARSDIYSLGATFFALLTGRAPFQGSTAQKVAQHQLAATPDVSKLRPDVAPGMAAVVTRMMAKLPRDRYQSAREVIIALSPWLPVDMPSEITVVLRAAETTSIVRPARAPRTKLQRLSRGARRAAWCAPVLGAGLLYAVLGGARSAQPQVVGGEAEPQFPSATEPQLLTGHSSAVNDIVFSPDGTRCASIDWDGKLFIWDAKTGTRLHNSPTRPGARGLVCATTPDGRYLLVAGERMPVLAFDWATGREVRAYQPHEKATWGIAVSPGGEYLLTSGGDGTVILRDLTTGDEIRRFEVAAKQAWTVAFSPDGTKFAAGFGDGPAPEESNFIKVWATADGSELNRLTGHTQDVRAIEFRPDGQVLASGGFDGTIRLWNLTTGTEIRRIDAHESIVERVRFLPDGRRVLTCGGPMPHVKPNEEGGTAKIWDTVTGRELACWRGGPWSDLISIVPSRDGRFAVAGGRDQNVRLWPLPAAPVDPLIYGFQLPASAVFKSTFRDGQHTDPGARALAGKGIYLHCWKNESVAEFRCDVTEARPWIGVTNLNADLSSQVLFQFDEGLNLPVVPGKRYRVRVEYRTANDAQGTAQVRNPRGNEYPALAEVRLEGTNGTWTTVEMAFQRPVGGKIDVCVLNSAVGEGNQLAVRTVEVLEIEPVK, encoded by the coding sequence ATGGCCGCGCCGATGACCACTCCCGATTTTCTCGATCTGATCCGCGCGAGCGGGTTGCTCGACGACGGTGCGCTCGCCCGCGTCGCCGGTGATCTCCCACCGGAACCGGTCGCGTGCGCGGAAAAACTCGTGACCGCGGAGGTGCTCACGCCGTTCCAGGCGAAGCAGCTCCTCGCCGGGCGCGTGCGCGGGCTGGTACTGGGGCAGTACCGGGTTCTCGGCCCGTTGGGGAAGGGCGGGATGGGCATCGTCTACCTCGCGGAGCACGTGGACCTGGGCCGCAAGGTCGCGATCAAGGTGCTGAACGAGGAGCAGGCGCGCGAGAAGCTCGGGCTGGAGCGGTTCTTCCGCGAGGCCCGCGCGGTCGCGGCCCTCGACCACCCGAACATCGTCCGCTTGCACGACATCACGCAATCGGCCGGAACGTACTTCCTGGTAATGGAGTTCGTCGACGGGACCGACCTCCAGGCGCTCATCGACGGGGCCGGCCCGCTGCTCTACTCCCGGGCCGCGAACTACATCGCCCAGGCCGCCGCCGGGCTCCGGCACGCCCACAGTAAGGGCTTCGTTCACCGCGACATCAAGCCCGCGAACCTGATCCTGGCGAGCGACGGCACCGTGAAGGTGCTCGACATGGGCCTCGCGCGGTCCGTTTGCAACCCGAAGGACTCGCTCACCGGCACCCTGGACGAAGACGTCATCGTCGGGACCGCCGACTACCTCTCCCCGGAACAGGCCCTCAACGCGGACCTCGACGCGCGGAGCGACATTTACAGCCTGGGGGCGACGTTCTTCGCGCTCCTCACGGGGCGCGCGCCGTTCCAGGGGTCGACCGCGCAGAAAGTGGCCCAGCACCAACTGGCGGCGACGCCGGACGTGAGCAAGCTCCGGCCCGACGTCGCGCCCGGGATGGCCGCGGTGGTCACGCGCATGATGGCGAAGCTCCCGCGCGACCGGTACCAGTCGGCCCGCGAGGTCATCATCGCGCTCTCCCCGTGGCTCCCGGTCGATATGCCGAGCGAGATCACGGTCGTGCTCCGCGCCGCCGAAACGACCTCGATCGTCCGCCCCGCGCGCGCGCCGCGGACGAAGCTCCAGCGCCTCTCCCGCGGCGCGCGGCGCGCCGCTTGGTGCGCGCCGGTTCTCGGCGCCGGGCTCCTGTACGCGGTTCTCGGCGGGGCGAGATCGGCCCAGCCCCAAGTTGTCGGCGGGGAAGCCGAACCCCAGTTCCCGTCGGCGACCGAACCCCAGTTACTGACCGGGCACAGTTCGGCCGTCAACGACATTGTCTTTTCCCCGGACGGTACCCGGTGCGCGTCCATCGATTGGGACGGCAAGCTTTTCATCTGGGACGCCAAAACGGGCACGCGGCTCCATAACTCCCCGACCCGACCGGGCGCACGCGGACTGGTGTGCGCTACGACCCCGGACGGCCGGTACCTCCTGGTTGCCGGGGAGCGGATGCCGGTCCTGGCCTTCGACTGGGCGACCGGTCGGGAGGTGCGCGCGTACCAGCCCCACGAGAAGGCGACGTGGGGGATCGCGGTGTCGCCCGGGGGCGAGTACCTGTTGACGAGCGGCGGGGACGGCACCGTGATCCTCCGGGATCTGACCACCGGCGACGAGATCCGGCGGTTCGAGGTGGCGGCGAAGCAGGCCTGGACCGTCGCGTTTTCCCCGGACGGGACCAAGTTCGCGGCCGGGTTCGGCGACGGCCCGGCCCCCGAGGAATCGAACTTCATCAAGGTGTGGGCGACGGCCGACGGGAGCGAACTGAACCGGCTGACCGGCCACACGCAGGACGTCCGCGCGATCGAGTTCCGGCCCGACGGCCAGGTGCTCGCTTCGGGCGGGTTCGACGGTACCATCCGCCTGTGGAACTTGACGACCGGCACGGAGATCCGCCGCATCGACGCACACGAGAGCATCGTCGAGCGGGTGCGCTTCCTCCCCGACGGCCGGCGCGTGCTCACGTGCGGCGGCCCGATGCCGCACGTCAAGCCGAACGAGGAGGGCGGGACCGCCAAAATCTGGGACACCGTGACCGGGCGCGAGCTCGCGTGCTGGCGCGGGGGGCCGTGGAGCGATTTGATTAGTATCGTGCCGTCACGGGACGGGCGGTTCGCGGTGGCCGGCGGGCGCGATCAAAATGTGCGGCTCTGGCCCCTCCCGGCCGCCCCGGTGGACCCGTTGATCTACGGCTTCCAACTGCCGGCGAGTGCGGTGTTCAAATCCACGTTCCGGGACGGGCAGCACACCGACCCGGGCGCCCGGGCGCTGGCCGGGAAGGGGATTTATCTGCACTGCTGGAAGAACGAATCGGTGGCCGAGTTCCGGTGCGACGTGACCGAGGCGCGGCCGTGGATCGGGGTCACGAACCTCAACGCCGATCTGTCCAGCCAGGTACTGTTTCAGTTCGACGAGGGGTTGAACCTGCCGGTGGTGCCCGGGAAGCGGTACCGCGTGCGCGTGGAGTACCGGACGGCGAACGACGCCCAAGGAACGGCACAGGTTCGGAACCCGCGAGGAAACGAGTACCCCGCGCTCGCGGAAGTTCGGCTAGAGGGCACCAACGGCACGTGGACGACCGTTGAAATGGCGTTCCAGCGTCCGGTCGGTGGGAAGATCGATGTGTGCGTCCTGAACAGCGCGGTGGGCGAGGGGAACCAGCTCGCGGTGCGAACGGTCGAGGTTCTGGAAATCGAACCGGTGAAGTGA
- a CDS encoding DUF3303 domain-containing protein: MLFMVIERFKNRDPVPIYQRVRESGRALPDGLRFVSSWIEVNFDRCFQLMECADARLLMQWILQWRDLVEFEVVPVCPSQETRELFAGPGDRPA; encoded by the coding sequence ATGTTGTTCATGGTCATCGAGCGGTTCAAGAACCGCGATCCCGTGCCCATTTACCAGCGGGTTCGCGAATCGGGGCGCGCGCTCCCCGACGGGCTGCGGTTCGTGAGTAGTTGGATCGAAGTCAACTTCGACCGCTGCTTTCAGTTGATGGAGTGTGCCGACGCCCGACTGCTGATGCAGTGGATTTTGCAGTGGCGGGATCTGGTCGAGTTTGAAGTGGTCCCGGTCTGCCCGTCGCAAGAAACCCGCGAGCTGTTTGCAGGGCCGGGCGACCGGCCGGCGTGA